The following coding sequences are from one Natrarchaeobaculum sulfurireducens window:
- the cobN gene encoding cobaltochelatase subunit CobN, whose translation MTRIGIYTATENELGSIGEAADRLPEVDLVVRSESDLDDDADIEAFVEELRDATAALFWLHGAEDSMPGYEYATGALEEANVPLLVKATGDAFALEDTTVSDAHRNRAYEYLERGGTINVENLCRFLANEYGDRALEYDDPTELPTEGVYHPDYAGIGYEELLETHDPDRPTVAVWFYESHWTHENTRYVDAQVRALEGQGANVLPIFCNPATDTEEQEDAEWVTDNWLIDDEGQPVVDAVLSSFMFSLSMDERGRSASDEGQSAEDVFLDRLGVPVIQTITTMRSRSRYESSETGVMGFELALSVALPEFDGNVITHPISGKERTDDDAGIGSTPKHHFPIDDRIDHATRLAVNWARLRHTPNEEKTVAVVLHNYPPSDDGIGTAFGLDSPESTVNLLSELAARNYDLGDGLPEDGQTLVETLTAQLTLEDRWVAPEDVRDLSVDVVSAEQYEAWFGDADERFQEHIVEEWGTIPDRPFAIPGVEFGNVLVTVQPPRGFGMDPSKVYHDSDLQPPHDYYAFYGWLRNEFEADAVVHLGTHGSLEWLPGKTVGLNGESAPDQLIDDLPNVYPYIVNNPGEGTQAKRRSYAAIVDYLTPVMRNAGTYDELSELEELANQYREAGMEDARADDGEHLETLIRETVEDLDLAVELGIAGTIDEKADVRGPDEAGSTLAEGEVDGDDLEIGELVERIHEYLTDVKTTQIRLGLHTMSEPPEGERLVEYLVALTRLENPGAPSLRESVAGALGVDYETMLNAPGEYDDALGMTYAEAADVVYETSVELIETLAAHGFDVPVSELEGGPDDEVNINLMIVDLETIGDARAKPGAHDDLRKVLAYVCEEAQPRVQGAEDEIPRTADALSGSYVPPGGSGAPTRGGVDLLPTGRNFYTLDPRKVPAKAAWQVGREVAEGVLERHHNETGEYPEEIGVVAWGTPTVRTRGETIAQVLAMMGVEPQWTDAGRIDDVEPIPLEELDRPRIDVTTRVSGLFRDAFPAAAGVIHDAVDAVVDLEEPHEMNYVKKHVEEEAEQLRAEERLDESDARNAAKHRVFTTKPGGYGAGTNKAVDEGNWDDRSDLASVYVQWGGYAMGSRGRVSDAHASFERRLSSVDATVKLEDTMEQDEFDSSDWYAFHGGFISAVAEVSGEEPASYVGDSSDPDNVSVYTNEEKVRKAMRARVLNPDWLESMEDHGYKGAGDLSTTVDVTLGWDATTGVVSDTLWEDVAEKFAFDDDRQAWMREVNPWALESITDTLLEAIDRDLWDADDETVDRLRDLNLEVEGDLEARTTNEAVGAGVATDD comes from the coding sequence ATGACACGGATCGGCATCTACACGGCGACGGAGAACGAACTCGGCTCGATCGGCGAGGCGGCCGACCGCCTCCCCGAGGTCGACCTGGTCGTCCGGTCGGAGAGCGACCTGGACGACGACGCCGACATCGAGGCGTTCGTCGAGGAACTGCGCGACGCCACAGCCGCCCTCTTCTGGCTGCATGGCGCCGAAGACAGCATGCCGGGCTACGAGTACGCGACCGGCGCACTCGAGGAGGCGAACGTCCCACTACTCGTTAAAGCGACCGGCGACGCGTTCGCGCTCGAGGATACGACGGTTAGCGACGCCCATCGCAACCGTGCCTACGAGTATTTAGAGCGGGGCGGGACGATCAATGTCGAGAACCTCTGTCGATTCCTCGCGAACGAGTACGGTGACCGGGCCCTCGAGTACGACGACCCAACCGAACTCCCCACGGAGGGCGTCTATCACCCTGACTATGCGGGAATCGGGTACGAGGAGTTGCTCGAGACTCACGACCCTGACAGGCCGACGGTCGCCGTCTGGTTCTACGAATCCCACTGGACCCACGAGAACACCCGCTACGTCGACGCGCAGGTTCGCGCGCTCGAGGGCCAGGGCGCGAACGTCCTCCCGATCTTCTGTAATCCGGCGACGGATACCGAAGAACAGGAGGACGCGGAGTGGGTGACGGACAACTGGTTGATCGACGACGAGGGACAGCCGGTCGTCGACGCCGTCCTCTCTTCGTTCATGTTCTCGCTGTCGATGGACGAACGCGGCCGCAGCGCCAGCGACGAGGGCCAGTCGGCCGAGGACGTCTTCCTCGACCGACTCGGCGTCCCCGTCATCCAGACGATCACGACGATGCGCTCGCGCTCTCGGTACGAGTCGAGCGAGACGGGTGTGATGGGCTTCGAACTCGCCCTCTCGGTCGCGTTGCCGGAGTTCGACGGGAACGTCATCACCCACCCGATCTCGGGCAAAGAGCGAACCGACGACGATGCTGGGATCGGATCGACCCCCAAGCATCACTTCCCGATCGACGACCGGATCGACCACGCCACCCGGCTGGCGGTCAACTGGGCACGACTGCGTCACACCCCGAACGAAGAGAAGACCGTCGCCGTCGTCCTCCACAACTACCCACCGAGCGACGACGGAATCGGGACGGCGTTCGGCCTCGACTCGCCCGAGTCGACGGTCAACTTACTCTCCGAACTCGCGGCCCGGAACTACGATCTCGGCGACGGACTGCCCGAGGACGGCCAGACGCTCGTCGAAACACTGACCGCGCAACTGACGCTCGAGGACCGCTGGGTGGCTCCCGAAGACGTTCGTGACCTCTCGGTCGACGTCGTCTCGGCCGAGCAGTACGAGGCGTGGTTCGGCGACGCCGACGAGCGGTTCCAGGAGCACATCGTCGAAGAGTGGGGCACGATTCCGGATCGCCCGTTCGCGATTCCCGGTGTTGAGTTCGGCAACGTGCTCGTCACCGTCCAGCCCCCGCGCGGATTCGGGATGGACCCCTCGAAGGTCTATCACGACTCCGATCTCCAGCCGCCACACGACTACTACGCCTTCTACGGCTGGCTGCGCAACGAGTTCGAGGCAGACGCCGTGGTCCACCTCGGCACGCACGGCAGCCTCGAGTGGCTCCCCGGCAAGACCGTCGGCTTAAACGGCGAGAGCGCACCCGACCAGCTGATAGACGACCTGCCGAACGTCTACCCCTACATCGTCAACAACCCTGGCGAGGGGACCCAGGCCAAACGGCGCTCCTACGCGGCGATCGTCGATTACCTGACGCCCGTGATGAGAAATGCCGGGACGTACGACGAACTGTCGGAACTCGAGGAACTCGCCAACCAGTACCGCGAGGCCGGGATGGAAGACGCCCGCGCGGACGACGGCGAGCACCTCGAGACCCTGATTCGAGAGACGGTCGAGGACCTCGATCTAGCGGTCGAGCTGGGAATCGCAGGAACCATCGACGAGAAAGCCGACGTTCGCGGACCTGACGAGGCCGGTTCTACGCTCGCAGAGGGCGAGGTCGACGGCGACGACCTCGAGATCGGCGAGCTGGTCGAGCGCATCCACGAGTATCTCACGGACGTCAAGACCACGCAGATCCGACTCGGGCTGCACACGATGTCCGAGCCGCCCGAAGGCGAGCGATTGGTCGAATACCTGGTCGCGCTGACCCGTCTCGAGAACCCCGGCGCGCCGAGCCTGCGCGAAAGCGTCGCGGGCGCGCTGGGCGTCGATTACGAGACGATGTTGAACGCGCCCGGCGAGTACGACGACGCCCTCGGAATGACCTATGCCGAGGCCGCAGACGTGGTCTACGAGACGAGCGTCGAGTTGATCGAGACGCTCGCAGCACACGGCTTCGACGTGCCCGTCTCCGAACTCGAGGGCGGTCCCGACGACGAGGTCAACATCAACCTCATGATCGTCGACCTCGAGACGATCGGCGACGCGCGTGCGAAACCGGGGGCTCACGACGACCTGCGGAAGGTCCTCGCGTACGTCTGCGAGGAGGCTCAGCCGCGCGTCCAGGGTGCCGAAGACGAGATTCCGCGCACCGCGGACGCCCTCTCCGGTTCGTACGTCCCACCGGGCGGCTCCGGCGCGCCGACCCGCGGTGGCGTCGACCTGCTGCCGACAGGGCGGAACTTCTACACGCTCGATCCACGGAAGGTGCCCGCGAAGGCGGCCTGGCAGGTCGGACGCGAGGTGGCCGAGGGTGTTCTCGAGCGCCACCACAACGAGACCGGCGAGTACCCCGAGGAGATCGGCGTCGTCGCCTGGGGGACCCCGACGGTCCGCACCCGCGGCGAGACGATCGCTCAGGTGCTCGCGATGATGGGCGTCGAGCCACAGTGGACCGACGCCGGCCGGATCGACGACGTCGAGCCGATCCCGCTCGAGGAGCTGGATCGGCCGCGAATCGACGTGACGACGCGTGTCTCCGGGCTGTTCCGTGACGCCTTCCCCGCGGCTGCAGGCGTCATCCACGATGCCGTCGACGCCGTCGTCGACCTCGAGGAGCCCCACGAAATGAACTACGTCAAAAAACACGTCGAGGAGGAAGCCGAGCAGTTGCGAGCGGAGGAGAGACTCGACGAATCGGACGCCCGGAACGCGGCGAAACACCGCGTTTTCACCACCAAACCCGGCGGCTACGGGGCTGGGACGAACAAGGCCGTCGACGAGGGCAACTGGGACGACCGGTCTGATCTCGCGAGCGTCTACGTCCAGTGGGGCGGCTACGCCATGGGCTCCCGCGGGCGGGTTTCTGACGCCCACGCATCCTTCGAGCGACGGCTCTCGAGCGTCGATGCGACAGTCAAGCTCGAGGACACGATGGAACAGGACGAGTTCGACTCCTCGGACTGGTATGCGTTCCACGGCGGCTTCATCTCCGCCGTCGCCGAGGTCTCGGGTGAGGAACCCGCCTCCTACGTCGGCGACTCCTCGGACCCGGACAACGTCTCCGTCTACACGAACGAGGAGAAAGTCCGGAAGGCCATGCGCGCACGCGTGCTCAACCCCGACTGGCTCGAGTCGATGGAAGACCACGGCTACAAGGGCGCTGGCGACCTCTCGACGACGGTCGACGTCACCCTCGGCTGGGACGCCACGACGGGCGTCGTCAGCGACACGCTGTGGGAAGACGTCGCCGAGAAGTTCGCCTTCGACGACGATCGCCAGGCGTGGATGCGCGAGGTCAACCCGTGGGCGCTCGAGTCGATCACCGACACCTTACTCGAGGCGATCGATCGCGACCTCTGGGACGCCGACGACGAGACCGTCGATCGGCTACGCGACCTGAACCTCGAGGTCGAGGGTGACCTCGAGGCGCGGACGACCAACGAGGCCGTCGGTGCAGGGGTGGCCACCGATGACTGA
- a CDS encoding precorrin-8X methylmutase, which yields MTEDDPLESDGGAYEREYADLGATTQEAMEIAETSMDIVRQFVPDETLADRIRQKSVHSMGDIEFQHLLEFTGGDDLGADEDAPVRAGARAVLEAANVVTDITMAQVGITGRGHDCEKHKAIGHGSELANETGMTRTAAGVLELDKRGVYDGAIATVGNAPTAAFALADCIENGTRPAVVVATPVGFVKAEESRGRIREVSESYDVPAITNVGRRGGSGLAAALTNELIHVATDVRAGDLELERTADERSADEVKK from the coding sequence ATGACTGAGGACGACCCCCTCGAGTCCGACGGCGGGGCATACGAGCGTGAGTACGCCGACCTCGGCGCGACGACCCAGGAGGCGATGGAGATCGCCGAGACGAGTATGGACATCGTCCGGCAGTTCGTCCCCGACGAGACGCTCGCGGATCGCATTCGACAGAAGTCCGTCCACTCGATGGGCGATATCGAGTTTCAACACCTGCTCGAGTTCACCGGGGGCGACGACCTCGGAGCCGACGAGGACGCCCCCGTTCGAGCTGGTGCCCGTGCCGTCCTCGAGGCGGCGAACGTCGTCACGGACATCACGATGGCCCAGGTGGGAATTACTGGCCGCGGGCACGACTGCGAGAAGCACAAGGCGATCGGCCACGGCTCCGAGTTGGCCAACGAGACGGGTATGACCCGGACCGCTGCGGGCGTCCTCGAGCTCGACAAACGGGGGGTCTACGACGGCGCAATCGCGACGGTGGGGAACGCGCCGACGGCCGCCTTCGCGCTCGCCGACTGCATCGAGAACGGCACCCGACCGGCCGTCGTCGTCGCGACACCCGTCGGTTTCGTCAAGGCCGAAGAGAGTCGTGGGCGCATTCGCGAGGTGAGCGAGAGCTACGACGTGCCCGCGATCACGAACGTCGGGCGACGCGGCGGCAGCGGCCTCGCTGCCGCGCTGACGAACGAACTGATTCACGTCGCCACAGACGTCCGGGCGGGCGACCTCGAGCTCGAGCGCACGGCCGACGAACGAAGCGCCGACGAGGTGAAAAAATGA
- a CDS encoding cobalt-precorrin-7 (C(5))-methyltransferase translates to MSDEYDLDSGPDPATFAAAAAEPDIDEESAAPRGQRDGGGGAAEVHDPVYAVGVGPGNLEYLTPRGERAIAEADVVVGFTTVVEFVAECTDADLLTCGYKDEAAALSEFAERVAAGESGTAVAMGDPNHSGYQFVGKVQRALERTAPETPLRVIPGISSIQLAASRARTPKEDSTFVTLHKSGDVTADMDRLAAAVDERHLLVLPRPYDIMPGDIAEFLLESGADPALEALVCEKLTHKAEEIHRFTLAELAAHAGGDGPEDTPFSDLIVLVVRQPVEA, encoded by the coding sequence ATGAGCGACGAGTACGACCTCGACAGTGGGCCGGACCCGGCGACGTTCGCAGCCGCGGCGGCCGAACCCGACATCGACGAGGAGAGCGCTGCGCCGAGGGGGCAGCGAGACGGAGGCGGCGGAGCCGCCGAAGTCCACGACCCCGTCTACGCCGTCGGCGTCGGACCGGGGAACCTCGAGTACCTCACCCCGCGTGGCGAGCGTGCAATCGCCGAGGCGGACGTCGTCGTCGGTTTCACGACCGTCGTCGAGTTCGTCGCGGAGTGTACCGACGCCGACCTGCTGACCTGTGGGTACAAGGACGAAGCAGCGGCGCTTTCGGAGTTCGCCGAGCGCGTCGCTGCTGGCGAGTCGGGCACCGCCGTCGCCATGGGCGATCCGAACCACTCGGGCTACCAGTTCGTCGGGAAAGTCCAACGCGCCCTCGAGCGTACGGCCCCCGAAACGCCGCTTCGGGTGATCCCTGGCATCTCCTCGATCCAGCTCGCTGCGAGCCGTGCCCGAACGCCAAAGGAGGATTCGACGTTCGTCACGCTTCACAAAAGCGGCGACGTTACCGCGGATATGGATCGTCTCGCGGCGGCCGTCGACGAGCGCCACCTGCTCGTCCTCCCCCGACCCTACGACATCATGCCCGGCGACATCGCCGAGTTTCTGCTCGAGTCGGGTGCTGACCCCGCCCTCGAGGCGCTGGTGTGTGAAAAATTGACCCACAAGGCCGAGGAGATCCACCGGTTTACCCTCGCGGAACTGGCGGCACACGCCGGTGGCGACGGGCCGGAGGACACGCCCTTTTCGGACCTGATCGTGCTCGTGGTTCGACAGCCCGTCGAGGCGTAG
- a CDS encoding ROK family protein gives MGYYAGVDLGATNVRAVVAEADGTTIGVSRNETPRGPTGIDVTEGVLETLREACVDAGVAPNRIVAAGIGSIGPFDLVEGAVIDPANLPDSIDRIPLTGPIENLIDSDDVYLHNDTNAGVIGERFHSSRNPDDMVYITISSGIGAGVCCDGRVLDGWDGNAGEVGHYVVDPTGRLTCGCGHDGHWEAYCSGNGIPDYARLLAEDDPSIDTELPLEGPEFTAKDVFDLAGEDEFADYVIDQVAHWNAIGVTNVVHAFSPIVISFGGAVSLHNEALVVDPIRKRVSEMVMTNVPEIRVTDLGDDVVVEGALASALTDGTGDRRHHE, from the coding sequence ATGGGTTACTATGCGGGCGTCGATCTCGGTGCGACGAACGTGCGAGCGGTCGTCGCCGAGGCCGATGGGACGACGATCGGCGTCAGTCGAAACGAGACACCGCGTGGGCCGACGGGCATCGACGTCACCGAGGGTGTCCTCGAGACGCTTCGTGAAGCGTGCGTCGACGCGGGTGTCGCCCCCAACCGGATCGTGGCCGCTGGGATCGGCTCGATCGGTCCGTTCGATCTCGTCGAAGGAGCCGTCATCGATCCGGCGAACCTGCCGGATTCGATCGACCGAATCCCGCTCACCGGGCCGATCGAGAACCTGATCGACAGCGACGACGTCTACCTCCACAACGACACGAACGCGGGCGTCATCGGTGAACGGTTCCACTCGAGTCGAAACCCGGACGACATGGTCTACATCACGATCTCTTCGGGGATCGGAGCGGGCGTCTGCTGTGACGGTCGGGTGCTCGACGGCTGGGACGGTAACGCCGGCGAGGTCGGCCACTACGTCGTCGATCCGACCGGTCGTCTGACCTGTGGTTGCGGCCACGACGGCCACTGGGAGGCGTACTGCTCGGGCAACGGCATCCCTGACTACGCCCGACTGCTCGCCGAGGACGACCCGTCGATCGACACCGAATTGCCGCTCGAGGGCCCTGAATTCACGGCGAAAGACGTCTTCGATCTCGCGGGCGAAGACGAGTTTGCCGACTACGTGATCGACCAGGTCGCACACTGGAACGCCATCGGTGTCACGAACGTCGTCCACGCCTTTTCGCCGATCGTGATCTCTTTCGGCGGTGCCGTTTCCCTCCACAACGAAGCGCTCGTCGTCGACCCGATTCGCAAGCGCGTCTCGGAGATGGTGATGACCAACGTCCCCGAAATTCGCGTCACCGACCTGGGCGACGACGTCGTCGTCGAGGGCGCACTGGCGAGCGCGCTCACCGACGGCACCGGCGACCGACGTCACCACGAGTGA
- a CDS encoding NifU family protein, whose product MSESDADRPLKARVEEWLSREMPIIQMHGGTSAVREADPETGEVIIELGGGCSGCSVSDVTTGNIEAALIQWPEIDEVTVRVPDPRDSLGGPDQAESIMGIDRTEGGRGDWGSSNPGKDHL is encoded by the coding sequence ATGTCAGAATCCGACGCCGACCGTCCGCTCAAAGCGCGCGTCGAGGAGTGGCTCAGCCGCGAAATGCCGATCATCCAGATGCACGGCGGGACGAGCGCGGTTCGGGAGGCCGACCCCGAAACTGGCGAAGTGATCATCGAACTCGGTGGCGGCTGTTCGGGGTGTTCCGTCAGCGACGTCACTACGGGTAACATCGAAGCCGCGCTCATCCAGTGGCCCGAAATCGACGAGGTGACGGTTCGAGTTCCTGACCCCCGGGACAGCCTCGGCGGCCCCGACCAGGCCGAGTCGATCATGGGCATCGACCGAACCGAGGGTGGTCGCGGCGACTGGGGCTCGTCGAACCCCGGCAAAGACCACCTTTAG
- a CDS encoding amino acid-binding protein: protein MGNETSDGDDPETDGGVRPYTVRLELVDEPGELLRALAPVADNGGNLLSIHHERGNITPRGHIPVEVDLECPPDRFDDVVDALRNAGVNVIQAGAEHYGEEINVVLVGELVETDLSETLSRIEAEADSVVRDLSLSAPDGTDGISSARVRLAIDSGRADEALAAIRSIGSSKDLTVVEPLLGGEA from the coding sequence ATGGGTAACGAAACCAGCGACGGAGACGACCCGGAGACAGACGGCGGCGTCCGGCCGTACACGGTTCGACTCGAGCTCGTCGACGAACCGGGAGAGCTGCTCCGCGCGCTCGCACCGGTCGCCGACAACGGAGGGAACCTGCTTTCGATCCACCACGAACGCGGCAACATCACACCCCGCGGTCACATCCCCGTAGAGGTCGACCTCGAGTGTCCGCCGGATCGCTTCGACGACGTCGTCGACGCGCTGCGAAACGCCGGCGTCAACGTGATTCAGGCCGGCGCAGAACACTACGGCGAGGAGATCAACGTCGTTCTCGTCGGCGAACTCGTCGAGACCGACCTTTCGGAGACGCTCTCACGGATCGAAGCCGAGGCCGACTCGGTCGTCCGCGACCTCTCGCTTTCGGCTCCGGACGGAACCGATGGAATCTCGAGCGCACGCGTCCGACTCGCGATCGACTCGGGTCGTGCCGACGAGGCACTCGCAGCGATTCGCTCGATCGGTTCCTCGAAGGATCTCACTGTCGTCGAACCACTGCTCGGGGGTGAGGCCTGA
- a CDS encoding homoserine dehydrogenase has protein sequence MRLAILGSGAVGQSVADLAGEYGHEVVALADSSSAVVDSDGIDVDDALERKISSGAVGDADPAAVFETDYDVLVEATPTTLDDAEPGFTHAKRALEADRHVVLANKGPVAERYEDLRAIEADSAGSVRFEATVGGAIPVLSTIEDETPQAVTAVRGVLNGTANFILTRMAAEGLDYEHVLAEAQDLGVAEADPTFDVDGTDAALKFVILANVLSDGGFSLEDATVEGIQNIPGSALDLAAEDGRTIRLIGEATREGIRVGPRLVPENGALAVTGTRNIVQIETRHAGSLHSSGRGAGGPETATAVLSDVGRLPEL, from the coding sequence ATGCGTCTCGCTATTCTCGGTTCCGGCGCCGTCGGCCAATCAGTCGCCGACCTCGCTGGCGAGTATGGACACGAAGTCGTTGCGCTCGCAGACTCGAGTAGCGCCGTCGTCGACTCCGACGGCATCGACGTCGACGATGCGCTCGAACGCAAGATCAGTTCGGGAGCCGTTGGGGACGCCGACCCAGCGGCCGTTTTCGAGACTGACTACGACGTACTGGTCGAGGCGACGCCGACGACCCTCGACGACGCCGAACCCGGCTTCACGCACGCAAAGCGCGCACTCGAGGCCGACCGCCACGTCGTCCTCGCGAACAAGGGGCCGGTCGCCGAACGCTATGAGGATCTGCGAGCAATCGAAGCCGACAGTGCAGGCTCGGTCCGGTTCGAGGCCACGGTCGGTGGTGCGATTCCGGTCCTTTCGACGATCGAAGACGAGACGCCACAGGCGGTCACCGCAGTTCGTGGCGTCTTAAACGGCACCGCGAACTTTATCCTCACCCGGATGGCCGCCGAAGGGCTCGACTACGAACACGTCCTCGCGGAGGCCCAGGACCTGGGTGTCGCCGAGGCCGATCCGACGTTCGACGTCGACGGCACCGACGCCGCGCTGAAGTTCGTCATCCTCGCAAACGTGCTCTCCGACGGCGGCTTCTCGCTCGAGGATGCGACCGTCGAGGGCATCCAGAACATCCCCGGCAGCGCACTCGACCTCGCGGCGGAGGATGGCCGAACGATCCGACTCATCGGCGAGGCGACCCGCGAAGGCATCCGCGTCGGGCCTCGACTCGTCCCCGAAAACGGCGCACTCGCCGTCACGGGCACACGAAATATCGTCCAGATCGAGACTCGCCACGCCGGCTCGCTGCACTCGAGCGGCCGCGGTGCTGGCGGTCCCGAGACGGCAACCGCAGTTCTCTCGGACGTCGGTCGACTCCCCGAACTGTAA
- the tuf gene encoding translation elongation factor EF-1 subunit alpha, with protein sequence MSEQHQNLAVIGHVDHGKSTLVGRLLYETGSVPEHVIEQHREEAEEKGKGGFEFAYVMDNLAEERERGVTIDIAHQEFSTDEYDFTIVDCPGHRDFVKNMITGASQADNAVLVVAADDGVAPQTQEHVFLARTLGIDELIIGINKMDVVDYKEDTYDDVVDEVSQLLKQVQFNVDDASFIPISAFEGDNIADSSDNTSWYDGETLLEALNDLPAPEPPTEASLRLPIQDVYTISGIGTVPVGRIETGVMNTGDDVVFQPSDVGGEVKTIEMHHEEVPKAEPGDNVGFNVRGIGKDDIRRGDVCGPADDPPKVAETFQAQIVVMQHPSVLTAGYTPVFHAHTAQVACTIESIDKKMDPASGEVAEENPDFIQSGDAAVVTIRPQKPLSIEPSSEIPELGSFAIRDMGQTIAAGKVLDVNEK encoded by the coding sequence ATGAGCGAACAACACCAGAACCTGGCCGTCATCGGCCACGTTGACCACGGGAAAAGTACGCTCGTGGGACGACTCCTCTACGAGACGGGGAGCGTACCCGAGCACGTAATCGAGCAGCACCGCGAAGAAGCCGAGGAGAAAGGCAAGGGCGGATTCGAGTTCGCCTACGTCATGGACAACCTCGCCGAAGAGCGAGAACGTGGTGTCACCATCGACATCGCCCACCAGGAGTTCTCCACCGACGAGTACGACTTCACCATCGTCGACTGTCCTGGCCACCGCGACTTCGTCAAGAACATGATCACGGGCGCATCCCAAGCGGACAACGCCGTCCTCGTCGTCGCCGCTGACGACGGTGTCGCGCCCCAGACCCAGGAGCACGTCTTCCTGGCTCGAACCCTCGGTATCGACGAACTCATCATCGGCATCAACAAGATGGACGTCGTCGACTACAAGGAAGACACCTACGACGACGTCGTCGACGAAGTCTCCCAGCTGCTCAAGCAGGTCCAGTTCAACGTCGATGACGCCTCGTTCATCCCGATCTCGGCGTTCGAAGGCGACAACATCGCCGACTCCTCGGACAACACGTCGTGGTACGACGGCGAAACCCTGCTCGAGGCCCTCAACGACCTGCCGGCACCGGAGCCGCCGACGGAAGCGTCGCTCCGCCTGCCGATCCAGGACGTCTACACGATCTCGGGTATCGGTACCGTCCCCGTCGGCCGCATCGAGACCGGTGTCATGAACACCGGCGACGATGTCGTCTTCCAGCCCTCGGACGTTGGTGGCGAGGTCAAGACCATCGAAATGCACCACGAAGAGGTGCCCAAGGCAGAACCCGGTGACAACGTCGGGTTCAACGTCCGTGGCATCGGCAAAGACGACATCCGCCGCGGTGACGTCTGTGGCCCCGCCGACGACCCGCCGAAAGTCGCCGAGACCTTCCAGGCGCAGATCGTCGTCATGCAACACCCCAGCGTGCTCACGGCAGGCTACACGCCAGTCTTCCACGCTCACACGGCCCAGGTCGCCTGTACGATCGAGTCCATCGACAAGAAGATGGACCCCGCAAGCGGCGAAGTCGCCGAGGAGAACCCCGACTTCATCCAGTCGGGTGACGCTGCTGTGGTCACCATCCGACCGCAGAAACCCCTCAGCATCGAGCCGTCCAGCGAGATCCCAGAACTCGGGAGCTTCGCCATCCGCGACATGGGCCAGACCATCGCGGCCGGCAAGGTCCTCGACGTCAACGAGAAATAA
- the rpsJ gene encoding 30S ribosomal protein S10 has translation MQQARVRLAGTSPDDLDDICDDVREIASNTGVNLSGPIPLPTKTLEVPTRKSPDGEGTATWEHWEMRVHKRLIDLDADERALRQLMRIQVPNDVSIEIVLED, from the coding sequence ATGCAGCAGGCACGCGTTCGACTCGCGGGCACGAGCCCAGACGACTTAGACGACATCTGCGACGACGTCCGCGAGATCGCGAGCAACACCGGCGTCAACCTCAGCGGTCCGATCCCGCTGCCGACGAAGACCCTCGAGGTGCCGACCCGGAAGTCGCCTGACGGCGAGGGCACCGCGACGTGGGAGCACTGGGAGATGCGCGTCCACAAGCGCCTGATCGACCTGGACGCCGACGAACGCGCACTCCGACAGCTCATGCGCATTCAGGTGCCGAACGACGTCTCGATCGAGATCGTCCTCGAAGACTGA
- a CDS encoding rhomboid family intramembrane serine protease produces MVSQAGGRSTTSPHSGEPGSTTPILELLIVFVVVFVAQLVADVLGAMAGLFVLTPPITDNPWTIVTSVYAHGGVGHLLSNSLALVVFGWPVARATTRLRFHTFFVTTGALAGISQIFVTNAVVATPVVASPGTPGVLGASGAVFALLGYLIASNRLSVSLASFVDVPRWLSVLVFLGLAVAVTLATAAPGVALIAHFTGFLLGLLAGRTRVLSVGR; encoded by the coding sequence ATGGTGAGTCAGGCCGGTGGGCGGTCGACGACGAGTCCTCACAGCGGTGAGCCCGGGTCGACGACGCCGATCCTCGAGTTGCTGATCGTCTTCGTCGTCGTTTTCGTCGCGCAACTCGTCGCCGACGTTCTGGGAGCGATGGCCGGACTGTTCGTCCTCACGCCGCCGATCACCGACAACCCGTGGACGATCGTCACGAGCGTCTACGCCCACGGAGGCGTCGGACACCTCCTCTCAAACAGCCTCGCGCTCGTCGTCTTCGGCTGGCCGGTGGCCCGTGCGACGACCCGGCTGCGATTTCACACGTTTTTCGTGACGACCGGCGCGTTGGCCGGGATATCCCAGATTTTCGTCACGAACGCCGTCGTGGCGACACCGGTGGTCGCCAGCCCCGGGACGCCCGGCGTTCTCGGGGCCAGCGGTGCCGTCTTCGCGCTGCTTGGCTATTTGATCGCCTCGAATCGGCTCTCGGTGAGTCTGGCTTCGTTCGTCGACGTCCCGCGCTGGCTCTCGGTGCTCGTCTTTCTCGGACTTGCCGTCGCCGTTACCCTGGCGACCGCTGCACCAGGAGTCGCCCTGATCGCACACTTCACCGGCTTCCTGCTCGGATTGCTCGCCGGTCGCACTCGAGTTCTCTCCGTCGGTCGCTGA